GCAAAAATTATTGCAGAAAATGAGATTGATTTTACTATTGGAGTAGGTGGAGGGAAACTAGCGGATCTAGTATTATATGCATCTCACTTGGCCAATATTCCATTCGGTATCATCCCTACTCTTGCAAGTAATTGTGCTCCTTTTACATCCCTTTCGGTTATGTATAAAGATAATGGATTATCAGAAGGCAGATTAGAGTTTGTAAACCGGCAAGCAGCTTTTTTAATAACAGATCCGGCTTTAATAATGGATGCTCCTGTTCGATATTTCATTGCTGGAATAGCTGATACATTAGCAAAATGGTACGAATCCGATTTGATTTTGGAACAAGAAAAATTTCAGCAGGAACCTTTTTTACAAATGAAAAGATTTGCAGCACGCATGTGTAAAGAGACTATTTTGAATGAATCAAAGAAAGCTATTGAAGATATGAAAGCAGGAGTGATTTCTGAAGAATTTCTACATGTCTCTGAAATTATTATTGCGATTGCAGGTTTAGTTGGTGGCTTTGGAGAACAATATTCCAATACAGCTGCGCATGCGATGCATGA
The Jeotgalibaca sp. MA1X17-3 genome window above contains:
- a CDS encoding iron-containing alcohol dehydrogenase family protein; the encoded protein is MIKNLNVKVGPQFYRYSKDAILLVPEILKEYQVKRILVIHGTISWKKAKPFLDQALNQEWEIIYEQYNGECSYNEGNRIAKIIAENEIDFTIGVGGGKLADLVLYASHLANIPFGIIPTLASNCAPFTSLSVMYKDNGLSEGRLEFVNRQAAFLITDPALIMDAPVRYFIAGIADTLAKWYESDLILEQEKFQQEPFLQMKRFAARMCKETILNESKKAIEDMKAGVISEEFLHVSEIIIAIAGLVGGFGEQYSNTAAHAMHDAISATLKEVHPYLHGEKVAYGIFYQLALEGKWSTIEELIPLYKELNLPKSLTEIGVYPMSEHTMKSIIQFINDNPEVHLLPLEINEEILTQTLIQLEQYISR